A genomic region of Spea bombifrons isolate aSpeBom1 chromosome 9, aSpeBom1.2.pri, whole genome shotgun sequence contains the following coding sequences:
- the LOC128505218 gene encoding SLAM family member 7-like, producing MIYLNSPIVMVLCLQIGMLCAELCDDSRSVSGAEGGDVTLPINKEEFKEVSWVFGGRHIATTYHDGSINIKSLFLFKTRLYGIRNGSLNLTNVGKGDKGTYTATLYMQDGTEFVQCFSLSIYKKLLDTDIQIHHVTGKNGTCYVSLTCTVKVPGVNITWTDSNGRTVSVTNQTLYDKYTDTNVSYNCVAKNPVSEVSRTVIPWMFCQKGKYEYEWAKQNLIFRKSPCRRSCSTDFHYSVSDWVIKIESFYCFPQAI from the exons ATGATTTATTTAAACAGCCCGATCGTCATGGTCCTGTGCCTTCAGATAG gCATGTTGTGTGCGGAATTGTGTGACGATTCTAGAAGTGTTTCTGGTGCAGAAGGAGGAGATGTGACTCTACCTATAAATAAAGAGGAATTTAAAGAGGTCTCTTGGGTTTTCGGAGGAAGACACATCGCAACTACCTACCATGATGGATCTATCAACATCAAATCCCTCTTTCTGTTTAAAACCAGACTGTACGGGATACGGAACGGTTCCTTAAACCTTACAAACGTAGGCAAAGGAGACAAAGGGACCTACACGGCGACTCTGTACATGCAAGATGGGACAGAGTTTGTCCAATGTTTCAGTCTTTCCATCTACA aaaaattGTTAGATACAGATATCCAGATCCATCATGTTACTGGAAAAAACGGCACGTGTTACGTCAGCTTGACGTGTACTGTTAAAGTACCAGGCGTGAACATTACATGGACCGATTCAAATGGCAGGACGGTCAGCGTCACAAACCAAACTCTTTATGATAAATACACAGATACTAACGTCAGCTACAACTGCGTGGCCAAAAATCCAGTAAGTGAAGTCTCCAGGACCGTTATTCCTTGGATGTTCTGCCAGAAAGGTAAATATGAGTATGAGTGGGCAAAACAAAATCTGATTTTCCGTAAATCTCCGTGCAGAAGGTCCTGctccacagactttcattattcagtgtctgactgggtgattaagattgagtcattctattgtttcccacaggcaatatga
- the LOC128504748 gene encoding lysophosphatidylcholine acyltransferase 1-like: MRLMRNKRFVPPGLGEGAGREQELTRPVKNPFVHDLRFTPLQKAKIFIMTLTLFPIRLFFAAFMMLLAWPFAFVAAVGRTEKELEMPMSWWRKFLDIALKAIMRTMWFAGGFHWVTVKGRQALPAEAPILTLAPHSSYFDAIPVTMTMASIVMKAESKDIPVWGTLINYIRPVFVSRSDQDSRKKTVEEIRRRAHSNGTWPQVMIFPEGTCTNRSCLITFKPGAFIPGVPVQPVVLRYPNKTDTITWTWQGPGAMKILWLSLCQFHNYVEIEFLPIYTPSEEEKQNPALYAHNVRRVMAKALGVSVTDYSFEDCQLALAEGQLRLPSDTSLLEFARLVRSLGLKPEKLGKELDKFSESAWKRKGEKINLKEFAEYLSVPVTDKLEDLFALFDENDEGAIDLREYVIALSVVCRPSKTLETIQLAFKMYESEGSKTIVEEDLAIILKTALGVSELNVTDLFRAIDEEDKGKITYDDFNRFAEMNPNFAADYLYPDQAVPETCLDSPSSPNGFCTDFTPEDMESHNYPAQKKLN; the protein is encoded by the exons ATTTTCATCATGACGTTGACCCTTTTTCCGATCCGCCTTTTCTTTGCCGCTTTCATGATGCTCCTGGCCTGGCCTTTCGCTTTTGTCGCCGCGGTGGGTCGTACAGAAAAGGAGCTTGAGATGCCCATGTCCTGGTGGAGAAA GTTTTTGGACATAGCGCTGAAAGCAATTATGAGGACGATGTGGTTCGCCGGGGGATTTCACTGGGTAACCGTAAAGGGCCGACAGGCTTTGCCAGCAGAAGCTCCGATCCTGACCTTGGCGCCGCACTCCTCGTATTTTGATGCCATTCCAGTTACTATGACGATGGCCTCCATTGTCATGAAAGCAGAAAGCAAAGACATTCCTGTGTGGGGAA CGTTAATCAATTACATTCGGCCGGTATTTGTATCCCGCTCAGACCAGGACTCTCGAAAGAAGACTGTAGAGGAGATCCGGAGACGCGCTCACTCCAATGGCACGTGGCCACAG GTAATGATTTTCCCAGAAGGAACGTGTACCAACAGATCGTGTCTCATTACCTTCAAGCCTG GAGCATTCATTCCCGGTGTGCCCGTGCAGCCCGTGGTTCTGCGATACCCCAACAAAACG GACACGATAACCTGGACGTGGCAAGGCCCCGGAGC AATGAAAATACTTTGGCTTTCGTTGTGCCAGTTTCACAACTACGTGGAAATTGAG TTCCTTCCAATTTATACTccatcagaagaagaaaaacagaacCCGGCTTTGTATGCACATAACGTGAGGCGTGTGATGGCCAA GGCGCTGGGGGTGTCTGTCACAGATTATTCTTTTGAAGACTGCCAGCTGGCTCTGGCCGAGGGTCAGCTTCGCCTTCCCTCCGATACCTCGCTCCTGGAGTTTGCAAGACTTGTTCGTAGTCTCGG CCTAAAACCAGAGAAGCTTGGGAAGGAGCTGGACAAATTCTCTGAAAGTGCCTGGAAAAGAAAAGGGGAGAAAATCAACCTGAAGGAGTTTGCGGAATACTTGAGCGTCCCAGTTACAGATAAACTAGAGGACCTCTTTGCCTTATTCGATGAG AATGACGAAGGCGCCATTGACTTACGAGAGTACGTCATCGCCCTGTCTGTGGTTTGTAGACCTTCTAAGACGTTAGAAACCATTCAGCTGGCGTTTAAG ATGTACGAGTCGGAAGGCAGTAAAACCATAGTCGAAGAGGACTTGGCTATAATCCTGAAGACCGCACTGGGAGTCTCAGAACTTAATGTGACGGATCTTTTCAGAGCTATAGATGAGGAGGATAAGGGTAAAATCACATATG atgACTTTAACAGGTTTGCAGAAATGAATCCGAACTTTGCAGCAGACTATCTCTATCCCGACCAGGCAGTTCCAGAAACCTGTTTGGACAGCCCTTCCTCCCCCAACGGCTTCTGCACAGATTTTACGCCCGAAGACATGGAGTCGCATAACTACCCTGCGCAAAAGAAACTGAACTAA